One segment of Cerasicoccus sp. TK19100 DNA contains the following:
- the glgA gene encoding glycogen synthase, whose product MAKKKAPTTKAAVKKKPVAATPEVSPIQPTAKAPKKTTAPQKKPAADLVDFEEMAQTVEATYEQEQLSAQEEASPINADPTQAEGIDLHNVFLHDYIPPLDIVHITPEMSPVAKVGGLADVVFGLTWELQIRGHNVETILPKYNNMRYDHVYGLERCYDDLWVPWGEGAIHCSVYFGYVYGRKCFFIEPHSNDCFFERNKFYGDHDDVFRFAFFSRAAMEFLLKSGKRPNIIHCHDWQTGLVPVHQWEIYHRLGMQDCRVCYTIHNFKHQGVCGTQVLDAAGLYRHDYYQSHDRLGDYNHPGAINLMKGGIVYSNFVTTVSPTHAGEAKDKGQGFGLEPALHIHGGKYGGVLNGIDYEVWNPESDKHIPFHYSREDISKKYENKRALRERLLMADNEKPIIAFVGRLDPQKGLELVRHALFYCVNHGAQFVMLGSSPDPSIDSYFWRLKGEINENPDSHIEVGFNEELAHLIYAGADMMVVPSRYEPCGLTQLIAMRYGTVPLVRNVGGLADTVFDKDYSEKPLDERNGYVFHNDDYGGIESALSRAISCYYMFPDHFRQLMLNAMKCDYSWNVPGQHYLNIYNYIRAK is encoded by the coding sequence ATGGCCAAGAAAAAGGCTCCCACCACAAAAGCTGCTGTCAAAAAGAAACCCGTTGCTGCAACTCCGGAAGTTTCGCCGATCCAACCCACTGCGAAAGCGCCGAAAAAGACTACCGCGCCGCAAAAGAAGCCTGCGGCCGATCTGGTCGATTTTGAGGAAATGGCGCAGACCGTCGAGGCCACCTACGAACAGGAGCAACTCAGCGCGCAGGAGGAGGCCTCGCCGATCAACGCAGACCCAACTCAGGCCGAAGGCATTGATCTGCACAACGTCTTTTTACATGACTATATTCCGCCGCTGGACATCGTCCACATTACGCCGGAAATGTCCCCAGTGGCTAAGGTCGGCGGCTTGGCCGACGTTGTTTTCGGGCTGACCTGGGAGCTGCAAATCCGCGGTCACAACGTGGAAACCATTTTGCCCAAATACAACAACATGCGCTACGACCATGTGTATGGATTGGAGCGCTGTTATGACGACCTCTGGGTGCCATGGGGCGAAGGTGCAATTCATTGCTCGGTTTATTTTGGCTACGTCTACGGCCGCAAATGCTTCTTTATCGAGCCGCACTCGAATGATTGCTTTTTTGAACGCAACAAGTTCTACGGCGATCATGACGACGTGTTTCGCTTCGCCTTCTTCTCACGCGCGGCGATGGAGTTCCTGCTCAAGTCCGGCAAGCGGCCCAACATCATCCATTGCCACGATTGGCAGACCGGGCTCGTGCCCGTCCACCAGTGGGAGATTTACCACCGCCTGGGCATGCAAGACTGCCGTGTTTGCTACACGATTCACAATTTCAAGCATCAAGGCGTTTGCGGCACGCAGGTGCTCGATGCAGCCGGCCTTTACCGCCACGACTATTATCAGTCCCACGATCGCCTGGGCGACTACAACCACCCCGGCGCGATTAACCTGATGAAGGGCGGCATCGTTTACTCCAACTTCGTCACCACGGTCTCGCCTACCCATGCTGGCGAAGCCAAGGACAAGGGTCAGGGCTTTGGTCTGGAGCCCGCACTCCACATCCATGGCGGCAAATACGGCGGTGTGCTCAACGGCATCGATTACGAAGTCTGGAACCCGGAGAGCGACAAGCACATTCCCTTCCACTATTCGCGTGAGGACATCAGCAAAAAATACGAAAATAAGCGCGCCCTGCGTGAGCGCCTGCTGATGGCCGATAACGAGAAGCCGATCATTGCCTTCGTGGGCCGCCTGGACCCGCAAAAGGGCCTGGAGCTGGTGCGCCACGCGCTGTTCTACTGCGTGAACCACGGCGCGCAATTCGTCATGCTCGGCAGCAGCCCGGATCCGTCGATCGACAGCTATTTCTGGCGTCTCAAGGGCGAGATCAACGAAAACCCGGACAGCCATATCGAAGTCGGCTTCAACGAAGAGCTCGCGCACCTCATTTACGCCGGGGCAGACATGATGGTCGTTCCGAGTCGCTACGAGCCTTGCGGCCTCACGCAGCTCATCGCCATGCGCTACGGCACGGTGCCGCTGGTGCGCAACGTTGGCGGCCTGGCCGACACCGTCTTCGACAAGGATTACTCCGAAAAGCCACTCGACGAGCGCAACGGCTACGTATTCCACAACGACGACTACGGCGGCATCGAAAGTGCCCTTTCCCGCGCCATCAGCTGTTATTACATGTTCCCGGATCACTTCCGCCAACTCATGCTCAACGCCATGAAATGCGACTATTCCTGGAACGTCCCGGGCCAGCACTACCTAAACATTTACAACTACATCCGGGCCAAATAA
- a CDS encoding alpha-amylase family glycosyl hydrolase, translating into MANSSRIIAAYWTAPGKGVVLMNRNWTSAAFPDLYLDADGLEIKTVKHMDPVELAKFTGFYEHKGDIIFCIDPKRFPHVDFEANPVRVAGPFNNWGRDNQSRWNLTADKDAAGETIYTVTVPRGEIGSASSKLIFKFVTQDWHWLTPLRCAPNVEYDKADNANYRLNLTRSGKHAFEFKLAKGERGMDRVCRIGWRDGGSIRNLQLIKPGLSFYDLKTDALLGPTVRGRETTFRIFAPRAKGVILELYDDLDCEFVNQYDMALTKDQLCWEVTLKGNMHGWYYYFYVDGENDGVTTEFDSDRPILDPYAMATVSHEGPGIVINTSQTPKPRKVHEAPPWQDLVLLECHVRDIAAKAPMKISQDDRLGFKGVTQFLKNEMCYLRTLGANVLEFQPLQQFDSTSKEEYHWGYMTTNYFSPCAWYGSNPAKAAQNDEFLELVETCHYHDLSVVVDVVYNHVGVPNFLGCIDKAYYFYLADSGEYINWSGCGNTLNAESAMAKRLMIDSLKYFVEAYDVDGFRFDLAELLTVETLKEIGDELKAVKESIILIAEPWSFRGGIQWDTRLAGYAFWNDGYRSTIADYVKGNSNADALAYYMKGCLDHMAAWPAQSVNYTASHDDRCWIDKITTNNDYNGENPSELDIQRTHLMAAITLCAVGMPMFSEGQDFLRSKQGINNTYQRGDINALDYGRLQRHQKTHEFFRELIGLRRSEWGELLRLWDKPSPGYLRVFKCDNGERSAAALLFNADCALGPRQLLFAVNPHREPQSINLQDVDGLHWKCVANNTEVIYHGFADNRMDGHHHRLNLRDMDVGIWVREFPKDIYE; encoded by the coding sequence ATGGCCAATTCTTCGCGCATTATCGCAGCCTACTGGACGGCGCCTGGCAAAGGCGTTGTGCTGATGAACCGCAATTGGACGTCTGCCGCGTTCCCCGACCTGTATCTCGATGCCGATGGCCTGGAGATCAAGACCGTGAAGCACATGGACCCGGTCGAGCTAGCAAAGTTCACCGGCTTCTACGAGCACAAGGGCGACATCATTTTCTGCATCGATCCCAAGCGCTTTCCGCATGTGGATTTTGAGGCGAACCCCGTCCGCGTAGCCGGCCCGTTTAACAACTGGGGGCGCGATAATCAATCGCGCTGGAACCTAACCGCGGACAAAGATGCCGCCGGTGAGACGATTTACACCGTTACAGTTCCACGTGGCGAAATCGGATCGGCCAGCAGTAAGCTGATCTTTAAATTCGTCACGCAGGACTGGCATTGGCTAACGCCGCTGCGCTGCGCGCCCAACGTCGAATACGACAAGGCGGACAACGCCAACTACCGGCTCAACCTCACCCGCAGTGGCAAGCACGCCTTCGAGTTCAAGCTCGCCAAGGGTGAGCGTGGCATGGACCGTGTTTGCCGCATCGGCTGGCGTGACGGCGGCTCCATCCGCAACCTCCAGCTCATCAAGCCCGGCCTCAGTTTTTATGACTTGAAGACCGACGCCTTGCTCGGCCCGACTGTTCGCGGCAGGGAGACGACTTTTCGCATTTTCGCCCCGCGCGCCAAGGGGGTCATCCTGGAACTTTACGACGACCTCGATTGCGAGTTCGTCAACCAGTATGACATGGCGCTGACCAAGGACCAACTGTGCTGGGAAGTCACGCTCAAAGGTAACATGCACGGCTGGTATTATTACTTTTACGTCGATGGCGAGAACGACGGCGTGACCACGGAGTTTGACTCCGATCGCCCGATCCTCGATCCCTACGCGATGGCCACCGTCTCGCATGAGGGCCCGGGCATTGTCATCAACACCAGCCAAACACCGAAGCCGCGCAAAGTCCACGAAGCGCCGCCATGGCAGGATCTGGTCTTGCTGGAATGCCATGTGCGCGACATCGCGGCCAAGGCACCGATGAAAATTTCTCAGGACGACCGTCTAGGCTTTAAGGGCGTCACCCAGTTCCTGAAAAACGAGATGTGCTACCTGCGCACGCTTGGCGCGAATGTGCTGGAGTTCCAGCCATTGCAGCAGTTCGACTCGACCAGCAAGGAGGAATACCACTGGGGCTACATGACAACGAACTACTTTTCGCCCTGCGCGTGGTATGGCTCCAACCCGGCCAAGGCCGCGCAGAACGATGAGTTTCTCGAATTGGTCGAGACCTGTCACTACCACGACTTGAGCGTGGTGGTGGACGTTGTTTACAACCATGTCGGCGTGCCCAACTTCCTGGGCTGCATCGACAAAGCTTACTATTTTTACCTGGCTGACAGTGGCGAATACATCAACTGGAGCGGCTGTGGCAACACGCTCAATGCCGAGTCCGCCATGGCCAAGCGCCTGATGATCGACAGCCTGAAATACTTTGTAGAGGCCTACGATGTCGACGGCTTCCGTTTCGATTTGGCTGAGCTGCTCACCGTCGAAACCCTCAAGGAAATCGGCGATGAGTTGAAGGCCGTCAAGGAGTCGATCATCCTGATCGCCGAGCCGTGGAGCTTCCGGGGCGGCATTCAGTGGGATACCCGCCTGGCCGGTTACGCTTTTTGGAATGACGGCTATCGCAGCACCATTGCCGATTATGTGAAAGGCAACAGCAATGCCGACGCCCTCGCCTATTACATGAAGGGCTGCCTCGACCACATGGCGGCCTGGCCCGCCCAAAGTGTCAACTACACCGCCTCGCACGATGATCGTTGTTGGATCGATAAAATCACCACCAATAACGACTACAACGGCGAGAACCCGAGTGAGCTGGACATCCAGCGCACCCACCTGATGGCAGCCATCACGCTGTGCGCCGTCGGTATGCCGATGTTCTCCGAGGGGCAGGATTTCCTCCGCAGCAAACAAGGGATCAACAACACCTATCAGCGCGGCGATATCAATGCCCTCGACTACGGTCGTCTGCAGCGTCACCAGAAAACGCACGAGTTTTTCCGCGAGCTGATCGGCCTGCGCCGCTCCGAATGGGGCGAATTACTCCGCCTCTGGGACAAGCCCTCACCCGGGTATCTGCGCGTCTTTAAATGCGACAACGGCGAACGCAGCGCCGCCGCCTTGCTCTTCAATGCCGACTGCGCCCTGGGCCCACGCCAGCTACTCTTCGCCGTGAACCCGCACCGTGAACCGCAGTCGATCAATCTGCAGGACGTCGATGGCTTGCACTGGAAATGCGTAGCCAACAACACCGAGGTCATTTATCATGGCTTCGCCGATAACCGCATGGACGGCCATCATCACCGTCTTAATCTGCGCGATATGGATGTCGGCATTTGGGTGCGCGAATTCCCGAAAGATATCTACGAGTAA
- a CDS encoding P-II family nitrogen regulator codes for MSNWVDQKRHHVVTAILPRRTSNEVTDFLLDKPARFMFELGARGTVVKDRWYQFLLPIISPEQEIIQFLLPHDEVDIIMEQIVALGQLRLAGAGAVFTYECSSFTATADFPVWQNGEHTEAGLSMIKFKRNLVGIAATVQSSISETVARSAIKAGAHGPTIHYCEGRGVRDRLGILRFTQNPDKEIIRVIVDDMDADAVFDAMATAGRLTEPGRGIIYTMPINRGMIKLPGVTQSSRYAASIHQIIHAIDDLKGCADWRATSNLIDSSKSSGGALSFLGIGPSRSRKYLYDLQRITCTTKRKNIDILVNAALEAGAPGATSILGRFMESECKTTGAGVRINRELGTMQFILGRDQMYRVIDALKAATDEHKLETVAIYTAPVGKVLTYLG; via the coding sequence ATGAGTAACTGGGTTGACCAAAAACGACACCACGTGGTGACGGCGATTTTGCCGCGCCGCACGAGTAACGAAGTCACCGACTTCCTGCTCGATAAGCCCGCGCGTTTCATGTTTGAGCTTGGTGCGCGCGGAACAGTCGTAAAGGACCGTTGGTATCAATTTTTATTACCGATCATCAGCCCGGAGCAGGAGATTATTCAATTCCTCCTGCCGCATGACGAGGTGGACATCATCATGGAGCAGATCGTTGCGTTGGGCCAGCTGAGGCTGGCTGGCGCAGGCGCGGTCTTCACCTATGAGTGCAGTAGCTTCACAGCGACCGCGGATTTCCCCGTCTGGCAAAACGGGGAGCATACCGAGGCCGGGCTGAGCATGATCAAGTTTAAGCGCAATTTGGTCGGCATTGCGGCGACAGTTCAGTCTTCGATCTCGGAAACCGTCGCGCGGTCTGCGATCAAGGCCGGTGCCCACGGGCCGACGATTCACTACTGCGAAGGCCGTGGTGTGCGCGACCGTTTAGGCATCCTGCGCTTCACGCAAAATCCGGACAAGGAAATCATCCGTGTCATTGTGGACGATATGGACGCCGATGCCGTTTTCGACGCCATGGCTACGGCGGGTCGATTGACCGAGCCAGGGCGCGGCATCATCTACACCATGCCAATTAACCGTGGTATGATCAAGCTGCCCGGCGTTACACAGTCATCACGCTACGCGGCGAGCATTCACCAGATCATCCACGCCATTGACGACCTGAAGGGCTGTGCAGACTGGCGCGCTACGAGCAACCTGATCGACAGCAGCAAAAGCAGTGGCGGTGCGCTGAGCTTCCTTGGCATAGGCCCGTCGCGTTCTCGTAAATACCTTTACGATCTGCAGCGAATCACCTGCACCACGAAGCGCAAAAATATCGATATCCTCGTCAATGCAGCACTGGAGGCCGGTGCGCCCGGCGCGACTTCGATTCTCGGCCGCTTCATGGAGAGCGAATGCAAAACGACGGGCGCGGGCGTGCGCATCAACCGCGAACTCGGCACGATGCAGTTCATCCTCGGACGAGACCAAATGTATCGCGTAATCGACGCCCTGAAAGCTGCCACTGATGAACACAAACTTGAAACCGTCGCGATCTACACGGCCCCCGTTGGCAAGGTGCTCACTTATTTGGGGTGA
- a CDS encoding DUF1538 domain-containing protein, which yields MAWSRPKLGLRGSLRLLTPYFRDKFFEQVKSIWFIIVYLAAFQILILGVPLVYAGMIGVGVFVVALGLMFFMEGLRLGLMPLGEIIGAVLPRNAKLPAILGFAFILGGLATFAEPAIAVLRAAGAGVKPDDAPLLYSLLNDFSTQLVMSVAVGVGCAVLLGVLRFFRGWSLKMFILPLIGLLCVLTFIAHNNEVLAPIIGLAWDCGAVTTGPVTVPLVLALGIGVCRIVGDEDSSNAGFGIVTLASLFPIIAVLMLGLYHYAAQDYVGAPNYVAAQAEVDPLPQYNIETAEPPPALMQDVKATPLLAEEPITAEEYARFLATGELPEDVDVHFVGGETDLVNGRLVQSGAQIVYERHIDPSLWAHDVEEWDPQADFPHEFKTALFGALQAIVPLVIFLFVILKLLVKEPIRDLDQLGVGIFFSLVGMALFGLGITMGLTPLGEQLGSNIPATFASISPWGMEASFGPLIQAEHLGKVLAVLFGFLLGYGATLAEPALNALGVTVQKITAGAFRKNLLMQSVAIGVGIGIATGVCKIAYNLPLTWLIIPPYVFLLFLTYISTEEFVNFGWDSAGVTTGPITVPLVLAMGLGIGANVPGVIDGFGVLALASVGPIITVLTVGLIVRRTTEAAEHVEGALVDE from the coding sequence ATGGCGTGGAGCAGACCGAAGCTGGGGCTTCGGGGCTCGCTGCGTTTGCTCACGCCCTATTTCCGCGATAAGTTTTTTGAGCAGGTCAAGAGCATCTGGTTTATCATTGTTTACCTCGCTGCGTTTCAGATTCTGATCCTTGGCGTGCCGCTGGTTTACGCGGGGATGATTGGCGTAGGCGTGTTTGTCGTCGCGCTCGGGCTAATGTTTTTCATGGAAGGCCTGCGCCTGGGCCTCATGCCACTGGGCGAGATCATTGGTGCCGTGTTGCCGCGCAATGCGAAGCTACCGGCGATATTGGGCTTTGCGTTTATACTCGGTGGCCTCGCAACGTTTGCCGAGCCAGCGATTGCGGTGCTGCGCGCGGCGGGTGCCGGGGTAAAGCCCGATGATGCGCCGCTGCTTTACAGCCTGCTTAACGACTTTTCCACGCAACTCGTGATGAGTGTCGCGGTCGGCGTGGGCTGCGCGGTGCTTTTGGGCGTGTTGCGCTTTTTTCGTGGCTGGTCGCTGAAGATGTTTATTTTGCCGCTGATCGGCCTGCTGTGCGTGCTCACGTTTATTGCGCATAATAATGAAGTGCTGGCACCTATCATTGGCCTGGCTTGGGACTGTGGCGCGGTCACGACGGGCCCCGTCACGGTGCCGCTTGTGCTCGCGCTGGGCATCGGGGTTTGCCGCATTGTGGGTGACGAAGATTCCAGCAATGCGGGCTTTGGTATCGTGACGCTGGCCTCGCTGTTTCCGATCATCGCGGTGCTGATGTTGGGCCTCTATCACTACGCTGCACAGGATTATGTCGGTGCGCCGAACTACGTTGCCGCGCAAGCTGAAGTCGACCCGTTACCGCAATATAACATCGAAACCGCTGAGCCTCCGCCGGCGCTGATGCAGGACGTTAAGGCGACGCCGCTCTTGGCCGAAGAGCCCATTACCGCCGAGGAGTATGCGCGCTTTTTGGCGACTGGTGAACTGCCGGAGGATGTCGATGTTCACTTCGTCGGAGGCGAGACGGATTTGGTCAATGGACGCCTGGTGCAATCCGGCGCGCAGATCGTTTACGAGCGCCACATCGACCCCTCGCTTTGGGCGCACGATGTGGAAGAATGGGACCCGCAGGCGGACTTTCCTCACGAGTTTAAGACCGCGCTTTTCGGGGCACTGCAGGCGATTGTGCCGCTGGTCATTTTCCTTTTCGTCATCCTGAAACTGTTGGTCAAGGAGCCCATCCGCGACCTGGACCAACTGGGTGTCGGCATCTTTTTTTCGTTGGTGGGTATGGCCTTGTTTGGCCTCGGCATCACGATGGGGCTCACGCCATTGGGCGAGCAGCTCGGCAGCAATATTCCGGCGACGTTTGCCTCGATATCGCCCTGGGGCATGGAGGCGAGCTTCGGTCCGCTGATCCAGGCCGAGCACTTGGGCAAGGTCCTCGCGGTGCTGTTTGGTTTCCTCCTCGGCTACGGTGCTACACTGGCTGAGCCGGCGCTCAACGCGTTGGGTGTGACCGTCCAGAAAATCACGGCAGGCGCTTTTCGTAAAAACCTGCTGATGCAGTCCGTGGCAATCGGGGTGGGCATCGGCATCGCGACCGGCGTTTGCAAAATCGCCTACAATCTGCCGCTGACTTGGTTGATTATTCCACCGTATGTTTTCCTGCTGTTTCTTACGTATATTTCGACCGAGGAGTTTGTGAACTTTGGCTGGGATAGCGCGGGTGTGACGACTGGGCCGATTACCGTACCGCTGGTGCTGGCCATGGGCCTTGGCATTGGGGCAAATGTGCCGGGAGTGATCGACGGATTTGGTGTGCTCGCGCTTGCTTCAGTGGGGCCGATTATCACCGTGCTGACCGTCGGCCTGATCGTGCGCCGTACCACCGAAGCCGCTGAACACGTAGAAGGAGCGTTGGTCGATGAGTAA
- a CDS encoding lysophospholipid acyltransferase family protein, with protein sequence MKQFYRNCRAALAGWFYSFNDLKVHGANHVPVEGPFLLACNHASFLDPPVFAVACPRELHFFARNTLWKGYFGTLISSLNAIPIDRNSERDLQSFRRVFAALKEGGSLLVFPEGTRTPDGELHAGKKGIGMIACRAQVPVVPARIFGSYEMWSRHQKLPRLTADLGVSFGPPIPVAEYDPGKTDSQRYDTAAARIMDGIGKLENPRVLAAAGIPRAI encoded by the coding sequence ATGAAGCAATTTTATCGCAACTGCCGGGCGGCGCTGGCGGGATGGTTCTATTCGTTTAATGACCTCAAGGTTCACGGCGCAAACCATGTCCCGGTCGAGGGGCCGTTTTTGCTGGCGTGTAATCACGCGAGCTTTCTCGACCCGCCCGTATTTGCCGTGGCATGTCCGCGGGAGCTCCATTTCTTTGCGCGCAATACCTTATGGAAGGGCTATTTCGGCACGTTGATTTCCAGCCTTAACGCGATCCCGATTGACCGCAACAGCGAGCGCGACTTGCAGTCATTCCGCCGAGTGTTCGCCGCGTTAAAAGAGGGTGGCTCGCTGCTGGTTTTTCCTGAAGGCACGCGCACGCCGGATGGTGAGCTGCACGCGGGCAAGAAGGGCATTGGTATGATCGCCTGCCGTGCGCAAGTGCCGGTAGTCCCGGCGAGAATTTTCGGCAGCTACGAGATGTGGAGCCGCCACCAAAAGCTGCCACGGCTGACGGCAGATCTGGGCGTGAGTTTTGGCCCGCCGATTCCGGTTGCCGAATATGATCCGGGCAAAACTGATAGCCAACGCTACGACACCGCAGCGGCAAGAATCATGGATGGTATCGGCAAGCTGGAAAATCCCCGCGTGTTGGCCGCCGCCGGAATACCTCGCGCCATCTGA
- the cmk gene encoding (d)CMP kinase yields MNPDFVIIAVDGGAASGKSSTSRLVAERLNLMHVDTGSHYRAVTFALIQAGVSPEDEAAVAAQLRGLPLDTQLDGRSARISLDGKVPSDDELRSDAVNAAVSPYAAVPAVRQFLFNFQRSQADVARQNNFAGLIMEGRDIGSVIFPDATLRIFLEADAATRAERRAAEGQSDSIEQRDKIDSSRKTAPLTCPEGAIKIDNSGMTLEEVVDAISNLVGTSTAGSTKN; encoded by the coding sequence ATGAATCCCGACTTTGTAATTATCGCCGTCGATGGTGGTGCCGCCAGCGGTAAATCATCCACCTCGCGCCTGGTGGCCGAGCGGCTGAACCTGATGCATGTCGACACCGGCTCGCATTACCGCGCCGTGACTTTCGCGTTGATACAGGCTGGAGTATCGCCGGAAGACGAGGCTGCCGTGGCCGCGCAACTGCGGGGCCTGCCGCTCGACACGCAACTGGACGGCCGTAGCGCCCGGATTTCGTTGGATGGCAAAGTGCCGAGCGATGACGAGCTGCGCAGTGATGCGGTCAACGCCGCGGTCTCGCCTTACGCCGCCGTCCCTGCCGTGCGGCAGTTCTTGTTTAATTTCCAGCGCAGCCAGGCCGACGTGGCGCGCCAAAACAATTTCGCCGGGCTCATCATGGAAGGCCGCGATATCGGCTCAGTTATTTTCCCCGACGCCACGCTTCGTATTTTCCTGGAAGCCGATGCTGCCACCCGCGCCGAGCGCCGCGCCGCCGAGGGCCAAAGCGACAGTATCGAGCAGCGCGACAAGATCGACTCATCGCGCAAAACCGCTCCGCTAACCTGCCCGGAAGGTGCCATTAAAATCGACAACTCCGGAATGACGCTGGAAGAGGTTGTCGATGCCATTTCGAACTTAGTTGGCACGTCAACTGCGGGTTCCACCAAGAATTGA
- a CDS encoding class I SAM-dependent RNA methyltransferase, with amino-acid sequence MTDAPRNFISEPYAYHQELELTIETLTNLGHGLARDDGWVVMTPFALPGERVRVRVFRNHKNYSDADLVEVLEPSPQRVEPPCPLFGDCGGCQYQHFDYEGQKEWKRGQVAELMERLGGISDVPVEPTHGSPKEYHYRSKLTPHHPGKKARTFEIGFQRYGRRNSLIDVKQCPIATEAINEALPIERANILAKKDKFKRGSTLLLRDTLEGVITDPRETVSEKVRGIVFQFKAGEFFQNNPYILPEMIDYVLAEIGRDPQRYLVDAYCGVGVFALSAARDFEQVAGVEINHQAIELARLNAAANGIVNCTFTIGKSEAIFENLTFPGNESAMIIDPPRAGCDELFLRQLLEFGPKRLVYVSCDPSTQARDLKILREGGYRIERIQPFDLFPQTRHIENVATLSRAE; translated from the coding sequence ATGACTGACGCGCCGCGCAATTTTATCTCCGAGCCATACGCATACCATCAGGAGCTCGAGCTGACCATCGAGACCCTCACTAACCTGGGGCATGGCTTGGCTCGCGACGATGGCTGGGTCGTCATGACGCCGTTTGCGCTGCCGGGTGAGCGCGTGCGTGTGCGGGTGTTTCGCAATCACAAAAATTACTCCGACGCCGACCTGGTCGAGGTTCTGGAGCCTTCGCCCCAGCGCGTTGAGCCGCCATGTCCGCTCTTTGGCGACTGCGGAGGTTGCCAATACCAGCACTTTGATTACGAGGGGCAAAAGGAGTGGAAACGCGGGCAGGTCGCCGAGCTGATGGAGCGTCTGGGCGGCATTTCGGATGTCCCGGTGGAACCCACCCACGGCTCGCCCAAGGAGTATCACTACCGCTCGAAGCTCACGCCGCATCACCCTGGGAAAAAGGCGCGCACGTTCGAGATCGGCTTCCAGCGCTATGGTCGTCGCAATTCGTTGATCGACGTTAAGCAATGCCCGATTGCCACGGAAGCAATCAACGAAGCCCTACCGATCGAGCGGGCCAATATCCTCGCTAAGAAGGATAAGTTCAAACGCGGCTCCACGTTGCTCCTGCGGGACACGCTGGAGGGTGTGATCACGGACCCGCGCGAGACGGTCTCGGAAAAAGTGCGCGGCATCGTATTTCAATTTAAGGCGGGCGAGTTTTTCCAAAACAACCCGTATATCCTACCCGAAATGATCGACTACGTGCTGGCGGAAATCGGCCGTGATCCGCAGCGATATCTGGTCGATGCCTACTGTGGGGTAGGGGTGTTTGCGCTCAGCGCTGCGCGTGATTTCGAGCAGGTGGCCGGCGTGGAAATCAACCACCAGGCCATCGAGCTGGCACGCCTCAACGCCGCAGCCAACGGCATTGTCAACTGCACGTTCACCATTGGTAAGTCCGAGGCCATCTTTGAAAACCTGACCTTCCCGGGTAATGAGTCCGCAATGATCATTGACCCACCGCGCGCCGGTTGCGATGAGCTGTTTTTGCGGCAGCTCTTGGAGTTTGGCCCGAAGCGGCTGGTCTATGTGTCCTGCGATCCCTCGACGCAGGCCCGCGATTTGAAAATTCTCCGCGAAGGCGGCTACCGCATCGAGCGCATCCAGCCCTTCGACCTGTTCCCGCAAACGCGCCACATCGAAAACGTCGCCACGCTCTCCCGCGCGGAATAA
- a CDS encoding TrmH family RNA methyltransferase, whose product MSRFPRIESRQNPRIKNLVKLRTTKERRSQGLCLIEGELELTRAIAAGVPLRELYLCPEHWRDERAANELISQAESQQAKVFELTRECFEKISLREGSDGLFGVAEFAEARLTSLKLPDEPLLVIVEGIEKPGNLGALIRTAEAAGANALIACNAVTDFFNPQVIRNSRGLVFSLPCLSVDSDALKTFLTEKSIRTAATTPAADATHWDADLRGPLAILAGAEHEGLSNEWLAKADIKLRIPMRGEADSLNVNTATAIVLFEALRQRS is encoded by the coding sequence ATGAGTCGTTTTCCTCGCATTGAGTCGCGCCAGAATCCGCGCATTAAGAACCTCGTCAAGCTGCGCACCACCAAGGAACGCCGCTCCCAAGGTCTGTGCTTGATCGAGGGTGAGCTGGAGCTGACGCGGGCCATTGCTGCCGGGGTTCCCCTGCGAGAGCTGTATCTGTGCCCCGAGCATTGGCGTGACGAACGTGCGGCCAACGAATTGATCTCCCAAGCCGAGAGCCAACAGGCCAAGGTCTTCGAGCTGACCCGCGAATGCTTTGAGAAAATTTCCCTGCGCGAAGGCTCGGACGGATTGTTCGGCGTCGCGGAATTTGCCGAAGCCCGCCTGACATCGCTCAAGCTGCCGGACGAGCCACTGCTGGTTATCGTTGAGGGCATTGAAAAGCCGGGCAACCTCGGGGCCTTGATTCGCACGGCGGAAGCCGCCGGTGCCAATGCGCTGATTGCGTGCAATGCGGTCACGGATTTCTTTAACCCGCAAGTCATCCGCAATTCGCGCGGCCTGGTGTTCTCCCTACCCTGCCTGTCGGTCGATAGCGACGCCCTAAAAACCTTCCTCACCGAGAAAAGCATCCGCACCGCCGCCACTACACCTGCCGCCGATGCTACACACTGGGACGCCGATCTGCGCGGCCCACTGGCCATTCTCGCCGGCGCTGAGCATGAAGGCCTCAGCAATGAGTGGCTTGCCAAAGCCGACATCAAACTGCGCATCCCCATGCGCGGCGAAGCCGACAGCCTGAACGTCAACACCGCCACCGCCATCGTCCTCTTTGAAGCGCTAAGACAACGCTCGTAG